Proteins encoded in a region of the Chitinivorax sp. B genome:
- the truA gene encoding tRNA pseudouridine(38-40) synthase TruA, whose amino-acid sequence MRLALGLEYLGRGFSGWQSQPAGCTIQDTLEFALGQIAGETIRVVAAGRTDAGVNASMQVVHFDTQAERPLTAWVRGVNRFLPEEIAVLWAREVDDAFHARFCATARRYRYMLLNRGVRPALLRGGVGWCHNPLNVHGMQMAANILIGEHDFSAFRAAECQAKSPIKHLYQLDIRRQGALIQLDLRANAFLHHMVRNIVGCLIQVGAGRRSSTWLEDVLASRDRKLAAPTFSPDGLYLSGVDYENVWGLGDLTISDAREVGCDDKGRV is encoded by the coding sequence ATGAGATTGGCATTGGGTTTGGAATACTTGGGGCGAGGATTCTCCGGTTGGCAGTCTCAGCCGGCGGGGTGCACCATTCAGGATACCTTGGAATTTGCATTGGGGCAGATTGCCGGTGAAACAATCCGGGTAGTGGCGGCAGGTAGAACAGATGCGGGCGTCAACGCCTCAATGCAGGTGGTTCATTTTGATACACAGGCTGAGCGACCGTTGACGGCTTGGGTACGAGGTGTCAATCGCTTTTTGCCCGAAGAAATAGCGGTACTGTGGGCTCGTGAGGTGGATGATGCCTTTCATGCTCGTTTTTGCGCCACCGCAAGGCGTTATCGTTATATGCTGTTGAATCGTGGTGTCAGGCCGGCTTTGTTGCGAGGAGGGGTAGGCTGGTGTCATAATCCGTTGAATGTGCATGGGATGCAGATGGCAGCCAATATCCTGATTGGTGAGCATGATTTCAGTGCGTTTCGTGCTGCCGAATGCCAAGCCAAATCACCCATCAAGCATCTGTACCAACTCGATATCCGACGTCAAGGCGCCTTGATCCAGCTTGATCTGCGTGCCAACGCCTTTTTGCATCACATGGTTCGCAATATTGTGGGTTGCCTGATTCAGGTAGGGGCCGGACGTAGGTCGTCAACATGGCTTGAGGATGTATTGGCATCACGGGATCGAAAGCTGGCAGCACCGACGTTTTCGCCAGATGGGCTGTATTTGAGCGGCGTGGACTACGAGAATGTCTGGGGTTTGGGTGACCTGACCATCTCGGATGCTAGGGAAGTGGGTTGTGATGACAAGGGGCGAGTTTGA
- a CDS encoding FimV/HubP family polar landmark protein translates to MALKTFIPALCTALALHVSAAEEPIATADDKPLAEKIEALQRAVAEQESALKAAQAQNEALQAEMQQLRQATQPAVLPPNQTLSADQPSDPSLPPWVGEILRNIQGDPMPWAAGGAGVIVLLGAWVWRSRSKRRRPKIPLFEDSLLAVGPSTTNILVGGGGAVIDTTLSMTSVLQPGHTERRDLESASVDPVAEAEVYLAYGRDLQAEEILRDTLQRAPGRQDVRLKLMEIYAMRKDVPSLQAAMETMREQGLPEEDEFWVKALELVASVADTPSVETDETLLQSEPSAASTDTGSIQTEVATQPERSLAIDHPFDELLPDTTDDAVPSASAPLVERVAAAAVPAEAPPIHVAETSPDAQVVELKERVEPTLNLLLPDVEVLPASRRKPETAGGLEIVIDEPAEAAPQMLSAQPAFIDPERVLDFDFEFDPSQATNVSTAESAVELTEPVIELNLTDISLDLTAPVMGIVVDDVPPVVPVVNSATDVPGLPVVEEDPIAIKLDLARIYFEMGDTESANELLEEVIGEGRPEQIEQARQMQKHGSLTA, encoded by the coding sequence ATGGCCTTAAAAACCTTTATTCCGGCATTGTGCACGGCGCTAGCGTTACACGTAAGTGCAGCAGAAGAGCCAATTGCCACTGCAGATGACAAACCGCTTGCCGAAAAGATTGAAGCGCTTCAACGTGCAGTGGCGGAGCAAGAGTCGGCACTGAAAGCGGCGCAAGCACAGAACGAAGCACTACAGGCTGAAATGCAGCAGTTGAGACAAGCAACACAGCCTGCTGTTTTGCCGCCCAATCAGACACTCTCGGCAGACCAGCCCTCTGACCCTAGCTTGCCGCCATGGGTAGGGGAGATTCTTCGGAACATTCAAGGTGATCCGATGCCCTGGGCGGCAGGTGGAGCAGGCGTCATTGTGTTGCTGGGTGCATGGGTGTGGCGCAGCCGTAGCAAGCGCCGTCGCCCCAAAATTCCCTTGTTTGAAGACAGCCTGCTGGCTGTTGGGCCATCGACGACCAATATCTTGGTTGGTGGTGGTGGTGCGGTAATTGACACTACGCTATCGATGACATCGGTGTTACAACCTGGGCATACCGAGCGACGTGATTTGGAGTCGGCTTCGGTTGACCCGGTTGCGGAGGCGGAGGTTTATCTGGCCTATGGGCGTGATCTGCAAGCAGAAGAGATTTTGCGCGATACACTGCAACGCGCGCCAGGCCGACAGGATGTCCGACTCAAGTTGATGGAAATCTATGCAATGCGGAAGGATGTGCCATCCTTGCAGGCGGCAATGGAAACCATGCGTGAGCAGGGCTTGCCGGAGGAGGACGAATTCTGGGTTAAGGCGCTTGAGCTGGTCGCAAGTGTTGCCGACACGCCTTCCGTCGAAACTGATGAGACATTATTGCAGTCCGAGCCATCAGCAGCATCCACTGATACAGGGTCAATACAAACTGAGGTGGCTACGCAACCAGAGCGTTCGCTGGCGATTGATCATCCGTTTGATGAATTGCTGCCTGATACAACCGACGATGCAGTGCCATCTGCCAGTGCGCCGTTGGTTGAACGCGTGGCTGCAGCCGCAGTACCTGCTGAAGCACCACCTATCCACGTCGCTGAGACCTCGCCCGATGCGCAAGTTGTTGAGCTCAAGGAGCGAGTAGAGCCAACTTTGAATCTGTTGCTGCCGGATGTAGAAGTGTTGCCTGCATCACGCCGGAAGCCTGAGACGGCAGGGGGGTTGGAAATCGTCATTGATGAGCCAGCCGAAGCGGCTCCGCAGATGCTATCAGCCCAGCCGGCGTTCATTGACCCAGAGCGGGTGTTGGACTTTGATTTTGAATTCGATCCATCCCAAGCAACTAACGTTTCAACAGCTGAATCTGCCGTTGAATTAACTGAACCCGTGATTGAATTGAATTTGACTGATATTAGCCTGGATTTGACGGCCCCGGTGATGGGTATTGTTGTCGATGACGTGCCCCCGGTTGTGCCGGTGGTGAATAGTGCTACTGACGTACCGGGATTGCCGGTTGTTGAAGAAGATCCGATTGCCATCAAGTTGGATCTGGCGCGCATCTATTTCGAAATGGGCGATACCGAAAGTGCCAACGAATTGCTGGAAGAAGTCATAGGAGAAGGCAGACCAGAACAAATTGAGCAGGCACGCCAGATGCAGAAGCATGGTAGTCTCACTGCCTAA
- a CDS encoding phosphoribosylanthranilate isomerase — translation MSACKIKICGLTREQDVAVAANAGADALGFVFYPPSPRHLDVERAKVLVESVPPFVTTVGLFVNARAMEIERVLRMAPVDLLQFHGDEAPEFCGQFGRPYIKAIRVKAGLDLHEYAQQFAGARGLLLDAFVEGVPGGTGSIFDWGLIPSDLPMPIILSGGLESGNIVSAVKQVRPWAVDVSSGVESAKGIKDADKIAAFINGVRNANV, via the coding sequence ATGTCCGCTTGTAAGATCAAGATTTGTGGCTTGACGCGTGAACAGGATGTTGCGGTGGCTGCCAATGCAGGTGCCGATGCGTTGGGGTTTGTTTTTTACCCGCCCAGCCCACGCCATTTGGATGTGGAGCGCGCAAAGGTTCTGGTCGAGAGTGTTCCCCCATTCGTGACCACTGTGGGATTGTTTGTGAATGCGCGGGCAATGGAAATCGAGCGAGTGTTGCGAATGGCCCCGGTCGATCTATTGCAGTTTCATGGTGATGAAGCTCCGGAATTCTGTGGTCAATTTGGCCGCCCTTATATCAAGGCGATTCGGGTGAAAGCAGGTCTGGATTTACATGAATATGCACAGCAGTTTGCGGGTGCGCGTGGCTTATTGCTGGATGCGTTTGTGGAAGGCGTACCTGGTGGCACCGGTAGTATCTTCGATTGGGGGTTGATCCCATCTGATTTGCCAATGCCCATCATTCTTTCCGGTGGTTTGGAATCCGGTAATATCGTGAGTGCGGTCAAACAGGTCAGGCCATGGGCTGTGGATGTTTCAAGTGGTGTGGAGTCTGCAAAAGGAATCAAGGACGCAGACAAGATCGCTGCGTTCATCAATGGAGTGCGCAATGCAAATGTATGA
- the trpB gene encoding tryptophan synthase subunit beta, with product MQMYDLPDARGHFGEYGGIYVAETLMTALDELRHEYERYRDDPDFQAEFQYELKHYVGRPSPIYHAKRWSEVLGGAQIFLKREDLNHTGAHKVNNTIGQALLARRMGKKRVIAETGAGQHGVASATVAARYGMECVVYMGSEDVKRQSPNVFRMKLLGATVVPVQSGSKTLKDAMNEAMRDWVTNVESTFYIIGTAAGPHPYPMMVRDFQCVIGNEAKEQMIEMVGCQPDVVVACVGGGSNAIGIFHPYLGLTEVKLVGVEAGGEGVETGRHAAPLSAGRPGVLHGNRTYLMQDPDGQIIETHSISAGLDYPGVGPEHSYLKDKGRVQYVAANDGESLQAFHDLCRYEGIIPALESSHALAYAKRLAPTMNKDQIVLVNLSGRGDKDIQTVARLSGIEL from the coding sequence ATGCAAATGTATGACCTTCCTGACGCCCGTGGCCATTTTGGCGAGTATGGCGGAATCTATGTTGCTGAAACGCTGATGACCGCTTTGGATGAGCTGCGGCACGAGTATGAGCGTTATCGTGATGACCCTGATTTTCAAGCTGAATTTCAGTATGAATTGAAGCATTATGTTGGTCGTCCCAGCCCGATCTACCATGCCAAGCGTTGGTCGGAAGTACTGGGTGGTGCGCAGATATTCTTGAAGCGTGAAGATCTCAACCATACTGGTGCACATAAGGTCAATAACACCATTGGCCAAGCCTTGCTGGCTCGTCGCATGGGCAAAAAGCGTGTCATCGCTGAAACTGGTGCTGGTCAGCATGGTGTGGCATCTGCGACTGTTGCTGCCCGATATGGTATGGAATGTGTTGTTTACATGGGATCGGAAGATGTCAAACGACAATCCCCCAATGTGTTCCGGATGAAACTGCTTGGTGCGACGGTGGTGCCAGTTCAAAGCGGCTCTAAGACCTTGAAAGACGCAATGAATGAAGCGATGCGCGATTGGGTGACCAATGTCGAGAGCACCTTCTATATCATTGGCACTGCTGCTGGCCCGCATCCCTATCCGATGATGGTCCGTGACTTTCAGTGTGTCATCGGCAACGAAGCAAAAGAGCAAATGATTGAAATGGTCGGTTGCCAGCCAGATGTGGTGGTGGCTTGTGTCGGCGGTGGTTCCAATGCAATTGGTATCTTCCACCCTTATCTTGGCCTCACAGAGGTCAAGTTGGTTGGTGTGGAAGCGGGTGGTGAAGGGGTGGAAACGGGGCGTCATGCCGCACCATTGTCAGCTGGCCGCCCTGGTGTGCTGCATGGTAATCGTACTTACCTGATGCAAGATCCTGATGGCCAGATCATTGAAACCCACTCAATTTCCGCTGGTCTGGACTATCCAGGCGTTGGGCCCGAGCATAGTTATCTGAAAGATAAAGGCCGGGTGCAGTATGTGGCAGCCAATGATGGTGAGTCGCTACAGGCATTCCATGATCTATGCCGTTATGAGGGCATAATCCCCGCTTTGGAATCCAGTCATGCGTTGGCTTACGCTAAGCGTTTGGCGCCGACAATGAATAAAGATCAGATCGTTCTGGTCAATCTGTCGGGACGTGGTGACAAGGATATCCAGACCGTGGCGAGATTGTCCGGCATTGAGCTTTAA
- the trpA gene encoding tryptophan synthase subunit alpha: MSRIDSRLNALHQQQRKALIPYITAGDPTAALTVPLMHALAAAGADILEIGVPFSDPMAEGPVIQRAMERALANKVSLRDVLAMVAEFRQRDVDTPVVLMGYANPVEAMGYEMFAQQAAAAGVDGLLTVDFPPEEASGLVEILDRHGIAPIFLLAPTTPESRIEVVGKMARGYVYYVSLRGVTGAGNLDMSEVAARLPLLRKHIKLPIGVGFGIRDGKTARAVAEVADAVVIGSRLVQEIESAGERDAVESIGKLVKDIREAIDHA, translated from the coding sequence ATGTCCAGAATTGATTCCAGACTGAATGCGTTGCACCAGCAGCAGCGCAAGGCACTGATCCCGTATATCACCGCAGGCGATCCAACCGCAGCATTGACGGTACCGTTGATGCATGCGTTGGCTGCTGCGGGGGCGGACATTCTGGAGATTGGCGTACCATTTTCTGATCCAATGGCAGAGGGCCCGGTCATACAGCGCGCAATGGAGCGTGCGTTGGCCAACAAGGTCAGTTTGCGTGATGTCTTGGCGATGGTGGCTGAATTCCGCCAGCGCGATGTGGATACTCCTGTTGTATTGATGGGGTATGCCAACCCGGTTGAGGCGATGGGTTATGAGATGTTTGCCCAACAAGCCGCCGCCGCCGGCGTAGATGGCCTGCTGACGGTGGATTTTCCACCGGAAGAGGCGAGTGGTTTGGTGGAAATTCTGGATCGCCATGGCATTGCACCGATTTTCCTGTTGGCACCGACGACACCGGAGTCCCGGATCGAGGTGGTTGGAAAAATGGCGCGTGGATACGTCTATTATGTATCGTTGCGCGGCGTGACTGGTGCGGGGAATCTGGACATGTCCGAGGTGGCGGCACGCTTGCCGCTGTTGCGCAAACATATCAAATTGCCGATTGGCGTGGGTTTTGGTATTCGAGATGGGAAAACCGCCCGTGCGGTCGCTGAAGTGGCTGACGCCGTAGTGATCGGTAGCCGTTTGGTGCAGGAAATTGAATCTGCAGGCGAGCGGGACGCGGTGGAAAGCATCGGCAAACTGGTTAAAGACATTCGAGAGGCAATCGATCATGCCTGA
- the accD gene encoding acetyl-CoA carboxylase, carboxyltransferase subunit beta: MSWLQKLLPPKIKSKANGAKTGVPEGLWSKCSACEAVLYRTDLENNLNVCPKCDHHNAVSARKRLEILLDPEGRFEIGAEVQPLDTLKFKDSKRYPDRLESARNETGETDALVVMQGAIHHVPLVAAAFEFKFIGGSMGSVVGERFVRGVNTCLEQNLPFVCVAASGGARMQEGLMSLMQMAKTSAALTKLAERRLPFISVLTDPTMGGVSASFAFLGDVVIAEPQALIGFAGPRVIEQTVRETLPEGFQRAEFLLEKGAIDMIVDRRQMRDKLSDLLTLMLRLPARDH, from the coding sequence ATGAGCTGGTTACAGAAACTGCTACCGCCTAAGATCAAAAGCAAAGCCAATGGGGCGAAAACCGGTGTACCGGAAGGCTTGTGGAGCAAATGTTCCGCGTGTGAGGCCGTCCTCTACCGAACAGACTTGGAAAACAACCTCAACGTCTGTCCCAAATGTGATCATCACAATGCGGTATCGGCCCGTAAACGGCTGGAGATTTTGCTCGACCCGGAAGGTCGGTTCGAAATTGGTGCTGAGGTGCAACCGCTGGATACCTTGAAGTTCAAGGATTCCAAGCGTTACCCTGACCGGCTTGAATCAGCTCGCAATGAAACGGGCGAAACTGATGCGTTGGTGGTGATGCAGGGCGCGATTCATCATGTTCCATTGGTTGCTGCAGCATTTGAGTTCAAGTTCATCGGTGGGTCCATGGGCTCAGTGGTGGGTGAACGGTTTGTGCGTGGTGTCAATACCTGCCTTGAGCAGAATCTACCTTTCGTATGTGTCGCAGCAAGTGGCGGTGCGCGAATGCAGGAAGGTCTGATGTCGCTGATGCAGATGGCCAAGACCAGTGCCGCGTTGACTAAATTGGCTGAGCGTCGCTTACCGTTTATCTCTGTACTGACGGACCCGACTATGGGGGGCGTATCTGCCAGTTTCGCTTTCCTGGGTGATGTTGTCATCGCAGAACCGCAGGCGCTGATTGGTTTTGCCGGTCCGCGCGTAATCGAGCAGACCGTACGTGAAACGTTACCAGAAGGTTTCCAGCGAGCCGAGTTTCTGCTGGAAAAAGGTGCTATCGATATGATCGTCGACCGCCGACAAATGCGTGACAAGCTGTCTGATCTGTTAACGTTGATGTTGCGTTTGCCAGCGCGCGATCATTAA
- the folC gene encoding bifunctional tetrahydrofolate synthase/dihydrofolate synthase, with amino-acid sequence MTEPTNSRQSVADWLRYLEQLHPVAIDLGLTRVDAVRNRMGLKLSCPVITIGGTNGKGSVCAFLSTILAAAGYRVGCYTSPHLLQYNERVAVDLQPIADADLVKSFNAVETGRSDTPLTYYEFGTLAAIWHFAQSSLDIAILEVGLGGRLDAVNAFDADYAAVVSVDLDHQSYLGDTREKIGFEKAGIYRTGKVAVCGDAQPPATLIEHADSIGAELHLIGRDFGFTRQEQQWAFWGRRGKHLSLPFPALRGAYQLSNASTALAILDELREQLPVGIGDIKRGLLQVEWPARFQVMPGRPSVILDVAHNPHAARALAGSLKSMGYYEQTFAVFSMLADKDMASVVAILKDQIDHWYIAPLTGPRSMSAEVLQQALIAENVPGKVTIFETISQAYRAACDKAGENDRIAAFGSFYTVAEVLQTRQSR; translated from the coding sequence ATGACTGAACCGACAAATTCAAGACAATCTGTTGCGGACTGGCTTCGCTATCTTGAACAACTGCATCCGGTGGCCATAGACCTTGGCTTGACGCGTGTTGACGCTGTGCGCAATCGTATGGGCCTGAAGCTCTCATGTCCTGTCATCACGATCGGTGGGACCAACGGCAAAGGTTCCGTGTGTGCTTTTTTGAGTACGATTCTGGCTGCGGCAGGTTATCGTGTCGGTTGTTATACTTCTCCCCACCTGCTGCAGTACAACGAACGGGTGGCTGTTGATCTGCAGCCCATTGCGGATGCGGACCTGGTCAAATCATTTAATGCGGTGGAGACAGGGCGTAGTGATACGCCGCTAACCTACTACGAGTTTGGTACATTGGCGGCTATTTGGCATTTCGCACAGTCTTCGCTGGATATCGCCATTCTCGAAGTTGGATTGGGTGGTCGGCTTGACGCAGTCAATGCCTTTGATGCTGACTATGCTGCGGTGGTGAGCGTTGATCTGGATCATCAATCCTACCTGGGTGATACCCGAGAAAAGATCGGGTTCGAAAAGGCGGGTATCTATCGAACTGGCAAGGTGGCGGTATGTGGTGATGCACAACCACCCGCCACACTGATTGAACATGCCGATTCAATAGGTGCTGAACTGCACTTGATTGGCCGTGATTTTGGTTTCACCCGGCAAGAGCAGCAATGGGCGTTTTGGGGGCGGCGTGGTAAGCATCTTTCATTGCCTTTTCCAGCCCTGCGTGGCGCATATCAACTGAGTAATGCCAGTACCGCCTTGGCGATTTTGGATGAGCTGCGCGAGCAGTTGCCAGTGGGGATCGGGGACATCAAACGTGGCTTGTTGCAAGTCGAGTGGCCTGCCCGCTTTCAGGTCATGCCTGGACGGCCAAGCGTGATTCTGGATGTGGCCCATAATCCGCATGCGGCCCGAGCATTGGCGGGCAGCCTTAAATCCATGGGTTACTACGAACAAACTTTTGCAGTGTTTTCAATGCTTGCTGACAAGGATATGGCCAGTGTGGTGGCGATTCTCAAGGATCAGATCGATCACTGGTATATTGCACCGCTGACTGGGCCGAGATCCATGTCTGCCGAGGTTTTGCAGCAAGCATTGATCGCTGAAAATGTACCTGGAAAAGTAACGATATTCGAAACTATTTCACAAGCTTATCGTGCTGCCTGTGATAAGGCGGGGGAAAATGATAGAATCGCGGCCTTCGGATCGTTTTATACGGTCGCCGAGGTATTGCAAACCCGTCAGTCCCGGTAG